A stretch of DNA from Halobacteriovorax vibrionivorans:
TAGAGATTATAAAAAGCCGTAATGATTCTCTTAAAAAGAGAATGGATACAGCACTAAATCAATATTCAAAAAGAAAGACTCGTTTTCTGGAATATCAAATGGCCATGGAAGATTACTATGAATCACTAAATCGTGAGTCTATTCTTAAGTATCAATATCTTGTTAAAAGAATTGAACTTGCACAGATCATCGGAGTTGAAAACCTACCGGACCAAACATTTGATAAGGCCATCGTTAAAGGTGGAGGTCGATAATGAAAAAATTACTAATTATTTTATCTTCATTTCTTTTATCTAATACGCCCTTTGCTCAAGGACTTTCACAATTTTCAGACATAAAGATTGTTGAAGAGGATTATGGATATGAATTGGAATCCTATAATGCAAAGGATGATAACTTTTCACTAGAAGTTAGCTTTGGTGCTATTACTAATATGAGTGAATTCTCTAGCACAAATACAATTAGTGGAACCCTTACTTTTTATTCATCAGATCTATCCTACACCCTATATGGGGCCCTCAACACACTAGACGTGGCAGCGGTGACTTCTTTTGATAATATTGATGCAAGTTTAAATACCTACTCTATTGGTGCAGGCTTAAGCCGTCGATCAATTCTTATAAATGACTTCATCAATATTAACTCTATTTACGATGAGATTCAGACTAATATCACTTATAATTTAGCTGATAGTGAAGCGTTTGGTGTTGATCTAGCAGGGCTTGGTTTTAACGCAGGATATGGATTAATCTGGCGAGCATCTGGAGGAGTCCACTTCTCTCTTCGCTTCATTTATAACTTAATGGCACTTAAGAGTTCAGATGACACAACACCAGTTGAAACAACTGCAAGCTGGGTTAGCGCACAAGCAGGACTTGGTTTTATATTTTAGGGAATAAATATGATTGAAAGATATAACAAAGCAGAAATTAGTGAAATTTGGACAGACCAATTTAAATTTGAGAAATTCCTCGAAGTTGAAAAGGCCCTTGTCGTCGCACTTGAAGAAGCAGGACTAATTGAAAATAAGTTCTCCAATAAACTCAATACTGTTTCTGTCAGTCCAGAGAGAATCAAAGAAATAGAAAAAGAAACACGCCATGACGTTATTGCTTTTTGTACTTCAATCACAGAACAACTAGAAACCAATGAAGGAAAGTTTTTTCACTACGGTGTGACTTCTTCAGACGTAATCGATACAGCACTAACTCTTCAAATAAAAGAAACTCTAGAACGTACTTTCCCTATTTTCGAAAAGCTTCTTAAGTCCCTTGAAGACAAGTCCCTAGAGTATCAAGACACAATATGCATTGGCCGCTCACATGGGATTTTTGCTGAGCCAATGAGCTTTGGGCAAAAATTAAGAGGTCACTATTGTGAATTTAAGAGAAGATTCAATGACCTCAAAGACTTCTACAATAATGAACTTACTGGTCAAATTTCAGGAGCAGTTGGAAATTACACGATCATTACTCCTGAAATTGAAAAGCGTGTTCTATCACAACTTGATCTTCAAGTAGAATCTGTATCAACACAGGTTATCCCAAGGGATCGACATGCAAAATTGACATCTATTATCTCACTATTTGGTTGCGCTCTAGAAAGACTTTGTATTGAAATTCGCCATCTTCAACACTCTGATGTTGCCGAAGTTTTTGAAGGCTTTAAAAAAGGACAAAAAGGTTCTTCTACAATGCCACACAAAAAGAACCCAATCTCTAGCGAAAACCTAACAGGAATGGCCAGAATGCTTCGCTCTTATCAGCAAATTGCCATGGATAACACTCTCCTATGGCACGAAAGAGATATTAGCCACTCAAGCTCAGAAAGATTTTATTTACCAGATATGTTTGGAATACTCTTCTACTCTATAGAGAGAATGACTAGTACAATTGAAGATCTTGTTGTGGATAAAGAGGCCATGCTTTCAAAAGTAACTGCAAACTTCAAACACCTATCAAGCTTTGTGCTTCACAAGTTAATTGAGGTCTCAAATAATACTCGTGAGGATCTTTATCGCGTAGTTCAGAGTGCTTCGTTTGAAAGCAAAGACCGAAATGGTTTCTTTGAGTACCTAGAAAAGAACTTAGATGATAAGTCAGACAAAGAGCTTATTAAAAGTCTAGCTGGACTAAATGATCTAGAAATCTATGGTGCTCACACGAAAGAAGTTTTCCAACGCTGTTAAACTGTAAACTCAGTAAACGGATGTGGTAGCAGTTCTTTAAAAAGAACTTCTTTAGTGATGCCTTTTAGGTTTCCAAGATAAATTGGAAAGTCAGGGCCAACAAACTCAGACAATACCTGAAGACAAAAAGCACATGGAACTGCAGGCTCTTCTTGGTCGGTTACAACGACAATATATTCGAATTTTTTCTTGCCGTGATTGGCAACACTTGAAAGGATGCTTCCTCTTTCAGC
This window harbors:
- the purB gene encoding adenylosuccinate lyase, with amino-acid sequence MIERYNKAEISEIWTDQFKFEKFLEVEKALVVALEEAGLIENKFSNKLNTVSVSPERIKEIEKETRHDVIAFCTSITEQLETNEGKFFHYGVTSSDVIDTALTLQIKETLERTFPIFEKLLKSLEDKSLEYQDTICIGRSHGIFAEPMSFGQKLRGHYCEFKRRFNDLKDFYNNELTGQISGAVGNYTIITPEIEKRVLSQLDLQVESVSTQVIPRDRHAKLTSIISLFGCALERLCIEIRHLQHSDVAEVFEGFKKGQKGSSTMPHKKNPISSENLTGMARMLRSYQQIAMDNTLLWHERDISHSSSERFYLPDMFGILFYSIERMTSTIEDLVVDKEAMLSKVTANFKHLSSFVLHKLIEVSNNTREDLYRVVQSASFESKDRNGFFEYLEKNLDDKSDKELIKSLAGLNDLEIYGAHTKEVFQRC
- the cdd gene encoding cytidine deaminase, with translation MKINEELTEKFKEAYDVALKARSQAHAPYSKFQVGSALKIEGVDQCIPGCNVENASYGGTICAERGSILSSVANHGKKKFEYIVVVTDQEEPAVPCAFCLQVLSEFVGPDFPIYLGNLKGITKEVLFKELLPHPFTEFTV